In Cumulibacter soli, one genomic interval encodes:
- a CDS encoding TIGR02611 family protein: MRPDSPPTRSHDINTPPQQPVPQNLSAAADENVEPAPPAGEKTGLRHRLRSHPKFKHTYKVGVGVVGFVVLCAGIVMIPFPGPGWLVVIAGLAILATEFAWADRLLKFTKKHVFAWMHWIGRQALWVRILVGLLTAAFVYGVVVVALHFTGVPDWIPSWIPMWR, translated from the coding sequence GTGAGACCCGATTCGCCGCCGACGAGGAGCCACGACATCAACACGCCACCCCAGCAGCCGGTGCCCCAGAACCTGAGCGCCGCAGCGGACGAGAATGTGGAGCCAGCTCCCCCTGCCGGTGAGAAGACCGGCTTACGTCATCGGCTACGGAGCCACCCGAAGTTCAAACACACCTACAAGGTCGGCGTCGGCGTGGTGGGCTTCGTCGTCCTGTGCGCCGGCATCGTGATGATTCCGTTCCCCGGGCCCGGCTGGCTCGTGGTGATCGCCGGACTGGCGATTTTGGCGACCGAGTTCGCATGGGCCGACCGCCTGCTGAAATTCACGAAGAAGCACGTGTTCGCCTGGATGCATTGGATCGGGCGGCAGGCATTGTGGGTACGGATTCTCGTCGGCCTGCTGACCGCAGCGTTCGTCTACGGCGTCGTGGTCGTTGCCTTGCACTTCACTGGCGTGCCGGACTGGATTCCCTCCTGGATACCAATGTGGCGTTAA